The genomic segment TCCATTGCTCTTACGTACCCCATGAAAAAAGCCGCCGTTACGGCGGTAATGCACTACGGAAACACAAACAGAAACCCGTATAGGGCGAGCAAAATGGGAAAGCGCAGCGCGAAGATGTGAGCAAATCTTCCTTGAAGCTGCCGTGCACCTTGCACTGGTATCCGTCTGTCCTTCTCCAGCCATATATTGCAGCGGCTAGCCAGCGCAAGTATAGCTTATGTCAGCTCCGATGACAACCCTTCTGACACCATTTAGATCAAACGACCGGGAAGTCGGCGGGCAGCGTCTTGGAACGCTTTGGCGTCGTGTGGCGCAAGTGCAGCGATTTGCCCAATGAGCGTGTTAATGCGAGCAATGGCGTCGAGGAGATACTGGTCTGGTGCATGCTCTTCAAGGCCACGGCTGTGGTCAAGTGGGTCACGCCAGAGCTCGAAAGGGCGCCCTGGAGCAGTTGAGGGGCGAACTAACGCTGCGAACGGGCTGGCGGCGTCTTTGGCCTCGAGCCACCAGAGCCAGCCTTCTTCCGGTTGGGCCGCTTGGTCAAGCAGGTCAAGAGTACGGCTTGGGGCTTCAACAGAACGGAACCGCTCGCGAAGGTTACGCCGGGAGAGACGTGAGGCTGGCAACGGCTGAGGAAGGAGCAAGTTGAGGCCATGGAGTGCGGCCGTCAGCGCTTTGAGCGCCTGATCAATGCCAGCACAGATAGCTGCTTCGACGCGCACCTGATCTTTGGCCTCAATTGCCATCGCTGCCTCACGAGCGTGGTAGCGTGCTCCTTCCAGCCGCAGGTGAGCCTGTTGTTGCGTCGGTAGCTTTTCGAGTCCGCTGTTGTTCATGGGTAACCTCCTCCCGGCATCATAGCCCCTCAGTATGGTCCGAACAACAACGTGTTTGCAAGGGTGAACACTGTATTGTCTTCTCCTGCTTGGCGGACGTGCCTGCGCCTGGGCGTAGTGACGTGCCGAAAACGAGGGCAGTGGTGGTACAGTGCCGGAAGGACTGCCAAGCGCAATCCCGTACATAACGTGCCTCCAAACTGCTCTTGCTGAGCTTTGTAATAGCAACGGCGCCATGTTACCGCAGACGCTCTTGACATCGTGGTATTCTTCTGCTATCCTGATCGGCAACAACGCAAGAGGCCGGCGCTCATCAAGAGCGGTGGAGGGAACGGCCCGACGAAACCCGGCAACCAGCGCGCCAGCGCCAGGTGCCAATGCCGGCGGAGTGCAGAAGCTCCGCACGATGAGCGCCGAAAAGAATGCCCTCCACCTTTGTGTGGAGGTTTTCTTTACTCCCTCCACCACAACCAGTGATTACTCGACGGCGATTGCGCTGTGCGAGGGGAGAGTTTGTCGCACATCCCATATTTGGATGGTGCATTGGAGGGAGCAGACGCACCGATGACCGTAACAGCTGTGACCGCCCCGTGTATTACAACACCAACGATTGCCCGCATTGCGACGCCGGATAATCCCTTCGTTACTGAAGGAGGGGCTGTTCTTCCTATCGTTGACATTGCTTACGAAACCTGGGGAACACTGTCACCAACCCGCGATAATGTGGTGATTGTCGCCCACGCATTGACGGGCAACAGCCATGTTGCGTCCCACGGCCTAGGTGATGAGCCAGGTTGGTGGGAGCCAATGGTTGGCCCTGGGGCGCCGATTGATACGAACCGCTACTTCGTGATCTGTAGCAATATCCTCGGCAGCTGTTATGGCTCGACTGGCCCCCGCTCGATTGATCCGCTGACTGGCCGCCGCTATAACCTCCGCTTTCCCAAGATCACTGTCCGGGATATTGTGAATGCCCAAGCACGGTTGCTTGACCTCCTCGGCATTCAGAAAGTCTTTGCTGTGGTCGGTGGCTCCCTTGGAGGCATGCAGGTGCTCGAGTGGGCAGCGATGTATCCCGAGCGCGTCGAGCGCATTATCCCGATCGCTGCATCTGGCCAATTCAGCGATCAAGGCATTGCATATAACGAAGTGCAGCGGCGTGTCATCATGCTCGATCCTGCGTGGAACAACGGAGAATATGAGGATGGTCAGGGACCGGCAACGGGTCTAGCGATTGCCCGGATGCTCGGTGTCATCACCTACCAGTCTGATGAACTCATGACGGCGAGGTTCCATCGCCGCGAAGAGGCGCGGTATACCGCATGGCCAGAATTTCTCGGCCGGTACGACGTTGAGGGTTATTTGCATTACCAGGGCGAGAAGCTCGTCCGGCGCTTCGATGCCAACAGCTACCTCTATCTGACACGGGCGATGGATTCACACGACCTGGGCCGGGGACGCGGTGGCTACGATGCCGGCCTCGACCGCATCACCGCGCGCGTGCTTGCCATTGGCATTCGCTCCGATATCCTCTTCTGGCCAGCGCAAATCCGCGACATGGTTGAGCGGCTGGCACGCCTTGGCAAAGACGTGACCTATTGGGAGCTTGATTCTCCCAATGGCCACGATGCGTTCTTAAAGGACTTTGACCAGATTGGTCCAGTGATTGCCGCGTTCCTCAGTTGTCCGTAAGGCGGCCTATGCTGGCGCGATCGCCGGCGTTAGTGCGCCGCCAAACCGGATTGCATCAAGCACATCGCTCACGATTGCACTCGCCGTCGGTAGTGGGCCTGCGCCTTGTCCGTAGAGGACGACAGTGCCGACGCGGTCGCCTGTTACCTCGATGGCATTAAAGTTCAGGCGCACGTGGGCGAGTAAGCTATCGCCCGGGACAAACTCCGGTGCAACGCGGAGGCGCCAGGTGCCGTTTTCCTCAGTGGCCTGAGCCAAGAGTTTTATTACGCCGCCGCGACGGCGCGCTTCAGCAATTTCCTCCGGCGTGACCTGCGTTATCCCGATCCGCTCAATGTTCTCAGGATGGATCTGCTTCTTGGCAGCAAGCGATGCGAGAATCGCCAGCTTGTATGCTGCGTCGTAGCCTTCGACATCGGCTGTCGAGTCGGGTTCAGCGTACCCAAGACGCTGTGCCTCCTGCAGCGCCTCGTGATACGGAGTGCTGTGCTCAGCCATCTGCGTGAGAATAAAGTTCGTCGTGCCGTTAACAATGCCGCGAAGCTGGCTCACGCGGTTGGTCGCAAGGATTTGCCGAAGGCTCGCCATGAGAGGAATGCCGCCGCCGACGCTCGCCTCAAAGAGCAACGCGCGATTGTTCGCTCGTGCTATGGCGGAGAGGGCAGCGAAATGCTTCGCAAGCGCCTCTTTGTTTGCTGTCACGACATGCTTGCCGCGTTCAAGGGCTGCGTGCATGATACTGGCTGCTGGTTCCTCCCCACCGAGTACTTCAACGACAACGTCGACGTTGGGATCGGCGAGGGCTGGTTCGGCACTAGTGATTGCTTGTTCAGGGCGGAGTCCGGCTGCTTTGACCCGCTCGATCGACCGTGCCATCGCATAGCGGATCGTGAGCTGGATGCCAGTTTGCTCCGCGATCCGATCACTCTGCTCGTGAATCAACCGGACGACAGCGCGCCCGATTGTGCCGACTCCGAGGATTGCTAGGTTGACGGTTTTCAGTTGTTCCATTTCCAATCCTTTCACTGTGGTCCTTGACAACGTCATATTCTGTTGCTACAGTCAGCCTAACAACGACCTCCAGCGTATGAGCTGGACGGCGTGAACGCAAGAGGCGAGTATGCAACGTCGAATACTGATCCAGAACGGAACACAGTGGACTACTAAGCCCGCCGGC from the Thermorudis peleae genome contains:
- the metX gene encoding homoserine O-acetyltransferase MetX, which codes for MTVTAVTAPCITTPTIARIATPDNPFVTEGGAVLPIVDIAYETWGTLSPTRDNVVIVAHALTGNSHVASHGLGDEPGWWEPMVGPGAPIDTNRYFVICSNILGSCYGSTGPRSIDPLTGRRYNLRFPKITVRDIVNAQARLLDLLGIQKVFAVVGGSLGGMQVLEWAAMYPERVERIIPIAASGQFSDQGIAYNEVQRRVIMLDPAWNNGEYEDGQGPATGLAIARMLGVITYQSDELMTARFHRREEARYTAWPEFLGRYDVEGYLHYQGEKLVRRFDANSYLYLTRAMDSHDLGRGRGGYDAGLDRITARVLAIGIRSDILFWPAQIRDMVERLARLGKDVTYWELDSPNGHDAFLKDFDQIGPVIAAFLSCP
- a CDS encoding homoserine dehydrogenase encodes the protein MEQLKTVNLAILGVGTIGRAVVRLIHEQSDRIAEQTGIQLTIRYAMARSIERVKAAGLRPEQAITSAEPALADPNVDVVVEVLGGEEPAASIMHAALERGKHVVTANKEALAKHFAALSAIARANNRALLFEASVGGGIPLMASLRQILATNRVSQLRGIVNGTTNFILTQMAEHSTPYHEALQEAQRLGYAEPDSTADVEGYDAAYKLAILASLAAKKQIHPENIERIGITQVTPEEIAEARRRGGVIKLLAQATEENGTWRLRVAPEFVPGDSLLAHVRLNFNAIEVTGDRVGTVVLYGQGAGPLPTASAIVSDVLDAIRFGGALTPAIAPA